The following proteins are co-located in the Acidimicrobiales bacterium genome:
- a CDS encoding DNA polymerase has protein sequence MVGRPVGRRTVASRVTGFGFYHGLAWAAEWYLGLTVQGKGTTQLSYRADGDLTPEQIRYAAADAVETLWVAEVIASKIDAAGLGEVCRLEQAARPFLDSMERAGLPFDWQGWNGHLEHVEQQLQSVLSRIAEVTGGGQASLFSDTLEPSWNPGSESQTKEALNRYSAAEVRRWAEIHTGEARLLKPTDPLRADTLAEIGGTLCELLLAYREHTKILTTYGDSIHEHIGDDGRIHPEYLQVVGTNTGRLASRNPNAQNLSPRMKPHFRPDDDRVFVHADLSQAELRFVAQVSGDTSLRKAFADGVDVHEATAERMFRVDMTLLKSTDPVRHAELRAKAKRINFGIVYGQRGGGLARSLSQSGVQTTSDEGRELLDAYLAAYPGVSSWCDERDDFIDRLSTSPGQMDWQATLRLHELFPAIREIRRDLREALRRWPSVEEVHERTGLDLDEVAWVLSFHAPVVLTHAGDPFCFDSLTVAGRRQRFTIHTEGLLARAAATVVGSVKHGPGLVRQRVARRFKVPFGIDPPDLTDAEIDKVLEERALRRAVIDAVADIMGPEALDRLMSNSLQGRVARMANAYRNAPIQGGVADVMLEAYGYLHHRLAEFPDTRGVQTVHDSVVVECPRSIAKEVAVAVKSCLEDAMSKWCPDVTPLADTDVRTSLSDSDIEFTIP, from the coding sequence ATGGTGGGACGCCCAGTTGGCCGACGCACTGTTGCATCAAGGGTCACGGGCTTCGGGTTCTACCACGGCCTGGCTTGGGCCGCCGAGTGGTATCTCGGACTGACCGTTCAGGGCAAAGGAACGACTCAGCTGTCCTATCGAGCAGACGGCGATCTGACCCCCGAACAGATCCGCTATGCCGCTGCCGACGCTGTCGAGACCCTGTGGGTCGCCGAGGTCATCGCGTCGAAGATCGACGCAGCAGGGCTGGGTGAGGTGTGTCGCCTCGAGCAGGCGGCGAGGCCGTTTCTGGACTCGATGGAGCGCGCCGGACTGCCCTTCGACTGGCAGGGCTGGAACGGTCACCTCGAACACGTCGAGCAACAGCTTCAATCGGTTTTGAGCCGCATCGCCGAGGTCACGGGCGGAGGCCAGGCGTCACTGTTCTCCGACACTCTCGAACCGTCCTGGAACCCCGGCAGTGAGTCTCAGACCAAAGAGGCACTCAATCGTTACTCGGCAGCCGAGGTTCGCCGTTGGGCCGAGATCCACACCGGCGAGGCCCGGCTGCTGAAGCCGACCGATCCGCTTCGCGCCGACACGCTGGCCGAGATCGGCGGCACCTTGTGCGAGCTTCTCCTCGCATACCGCGAACACACCAAGATCCTCACCACCTACGGCGACAGCATCCACGAACACATCGGGGACGACGGGCGCATCCACCCCGAGTACCTGCAGGTTGTCGGCACCAACACCGGCCGGCTGGCGTCGCGCAATCCGAACGCACAGAACCTGTCACCGCGGATGAAGCCCCACTTTCGCCCAGACGACGATCGTGTCTTCGTACACGCGGATCTGAGCCAGGCCGAGCTTCGGTTCGTGGCCCAGGTGTCGGGCGACACCAGCTTGCGCAAGGCGTTCGCCGACGGCGTCGACGTCCACGAGGCCACCGCCGAGCGGATGTTCAGAGTCGACATGACACTGCTCAAGTCGACCGATCCGGTTCGTCACGCCGAGCTGCGCGCCAAGGCCAAGCGCATCAACTTCGGAATCGTCTATGGACAGCGTGGCGGGGGCCTGGCCCGAAGCCTGTCGCAGTCGGGTGTGCAGACCACATCGGACGAGGGTCGCGAGCTGCTCGACGCGTATCTCGCGGCCTACCCGGGGGTGTCTTCGTGGTGCGACGAGCGCGACGATTTCATCGACAGACTCAGCACCTCCCCCGGCCAGATGGACTGGCAGGCCACACTGCGGCTACACGAACTGTTCCCGGCCATTCGCGAGATCCGTCGCGACCTGCGAGAGGCCCTGCGACGCTGGCCAAGCGTCGAGGAGGTGCACGAGCGCACCGGCCTCGACCTGGACGAGGTGGCTTGGGTGCTGTCGTTTCACGCCCCGGTGGTGTTGACCCACGCCGGCGATCCGTTCTGCTTCGACAGCCTCACCGTCGCCGGCCGCAGGCAGAGGTTCACCATTCACACCGAGGGCCTACTCGCCCGGGCCGCCGCTACCGTCGTCGGCTCGGTCAAACACGGTCCTGGTCTGGTGCGACAGAGGGTTGCGCGCCGCTTCAAGGTTCCGTTCGGCATCGACCCACCCGATCTGACCGACGCCGAGATCGACAAGGTGCTCGAAGAACGTGCGCTCCGCCGTGCCGTCATAGACGCGGTAGCCGACATCATGGGCCCAGAGGCGCTGGATCGTTTGATGAGCAACAGCCTTCAAGGACGCGTGGCCCGCATGGCCAATGCCTACCGAAACGCGCCTATCCAGGGTGGCGTTGCGGACGTGATGCTCGAGGCCTACGGATATCTCCACCACCGGCTGGCCGAGTTCCCCGACACCCGCGGTGTTCAGACAGTCCACGACAGCGTCGTGGTCGAGTGTCCCAGATCGATCGCCAAAGAAGTCGCTGTAGCGGTCAAGTCGTGCCTCGAGGACGCCATGTCCAAGTGGTGCCCTGACGTAACACCGCTGGCAGACACCGACGTTCGGACCTCGTTGAGCGACTCAGACATCGAGTTCACAATCCCCTGA
- the gluQRS gene encoding tRNA glutamyl-Q(34) synthetase GluQRS, which translates to MAIGRYAPSPTGELHLGNLRTAVVAWLLAREAGSDFLMRIEDLDPASRSGRFIDGQLADLRALGLDWDGELVFQSQRMDLYHQALDRLVDNGLTFECFCTRSEIREATRAAHDAGRTPGYPGTCKNLTRHQRSAKLASGRPAALRFNSSGETRSFVDRIAGPFEGVVDDLVLRRNDGTPAYNIAVVVDDAQQGVEEVTRGDDLLAATPAQLALCDSLGLPEPTHAHVPLVLGPSGDRLAKRDGAVTLGDLAALGRDPSTVLAWIGHSLGLCERNEPVSISDLLDRFDSDEIEWTPWTLEQDDIS; encoded by the coding sequence GTGGCCATAGGTCGCTACGCACCGAGCCCTACCGGCGAACTTCACCTCGGCAACCTCAGAACCGCTGTCGTGGCGTGGCTATTGGCCCGCGAGGCGGGCTCTGATTTCTTGATGCGCATCGAAGATCTCGATCCGGCAAGCAGGTCGGGCCGCTTCATCGACGGCCAACTCGCCGACCTGCGGGCGCTGGGCCTCGACTGGGACGGCGAGCTGGTTTTCCAGTCGCAGCGTATGGACCTGTACCACCAAGCGCTCGATCGCCTGGTCGACAACGGTCTGACGTTCGAGTGCTTCTGCACCCGCAGCGAGATACGCGAGGCCACCCGGGCAGCCCACGATGCCGGGCGCACACCCGGCTACCCCGGAACCTGCAAGAACCTGACACGACACCAACGTTCGGCCAAGTTGGCGTCGGGTCGTCCGGCTGCGCTGCGCTTCAACAGCAGCGGAGAGACCCGTTCGTTCGTAGATCGCATCGCAGGTCCGTTCGAGGGTGTCGTCGACGATCTGGTCCTTCGCCGCAACGATGGCACGCCGGCCTACAACATCGCCGTGGTCGTCGACGATGCCCAGCAGGGCGTCGAGGAGGTGACGAGAGGCGACGATCTGTTGGCCGCTACGCCAGCTCAGCTGGCATTGTGCGACTCGCTCGGCCTGCCCGAGCCAACGCATGCCCATGTGCCGCTGGTGCTCGGGCCATCTGGCGATCGGTTGGCCAAGCGCGACGGGGCCGTGACCCTGGGCGATCTCGCCGCTTTGGGCCGCGACCCCAGCACGGTGTTGGCCTGGATCGGCCACTCGTTGGGCCTGTGCGAGCGCAACGAGCCTGTGTCGATATCCGACCTGCTCGACCGGTTCGATTCCGACGAGATCGAGTGGACTCCCTGGACCCTCGAGCAGGACGACATCTCGTGA
- a CDS encoding 5-formyltetrahydrofolate cyclo-ligase — MTLANPQAAGHKRAWRSWAKLIVKPPAAHISQRVAGHIADFVDSIEGQIVLYSHLPGEIAVDHLLNRADKERFVLTRSNPGMALSLHPAGAPLERHRFGFWQPVAHAPQVEPSSVAMVLVPALLFDRHGTRLGRGAGYYDRFLAKIPQALVVGVTRRSTVVGELPVEPHDIAMTHLATEDGVLLVSPRVSSSFT, encoded by the coding sequence GTGACGCTCGCCAACCCGCAGGCCGCCGGCCACAAACGCGCCTGGCGCAGTTGGGCGAAGCTAATCGTCAAGCCCCCGGCCGCCCACATCTCACAGCGGGTAGCCGGTCACATCGCGGACTTCGTCGACTCGATCGAGGGCCAGATCGTGCTGTACTCGCACCTGCCCGGCGAGATCGCCGTCGACCACCTGCTGAACCGGGCCGACAAAGAACGTTTCGTTCTGACCAGGTCCAACCCTGGTATGGCGTTGTCACTGCATCCCGCGGGCGCACCGCTGGAGCGGCACCGATTCGGCTTCTGGCAACCCGTCGCCCACGCCCCCCAAGTCGAACCGTCGTCCGTGGCGATGGTTCTGGTGCCCGCTCTGCTGTTCGACCGACACGGAACCCGGCTGGGCCGCGGGGCCGGCTACTACGACCGTTTCCTGGCAAAGATCCCTCAGGCGCTGGTGGTCGGCGTGACACGACGCTCGACCGTCGTCGGCGAGTTGCCGGTCGAGCCCCACGACATAGCCATGACCCACCTGGCGACCGAGGATGGCGTCCTATTGGTTTCGCCACGCGTTTCCTCGTCGTTCACCTGA
- the surE gene encoding 5'/3'-nucleotidase SurE, translating into MRILVTNDDGIDSIGLHHLARAAARHGEVVVAAPDSEYSGASAAIGALHLARPEIHKVHIDGIDEAWSVTGAPALCVMFARLGVFGEPFDLVVSGINPGSNVGRSVYHSGTVGAAVTGRIGGISGIAFSQAVEMWGVEGQGWDDVLEAQKWETAAHVADVVIGAFVESPTDEPSVLNVNVPNCEIDELGKWRMTEVATMPPRTLSKATLEPKAGHDHAYRVVMNWGDPIDLPVETDSGAVMKGEVSLTWLSRYTADSPAGCGGVEKTLEQMWGPAQG; encoded by the coding sequence GTGCGGATCTTGGTCACCAACGACGACGGCATCGACTCGATCGGGCTCCACCACCTGGCGCGAGCGGCGGCACGGCACGGCGAGGTCGTTGTGGCCGCCCCAGACAGCGAGTACTCGGGTGCCTCGGCCGCCATCGGTGCCCTGCACTTGGCCAGGCCCGAGATCCACAAGGTGCACATCGATGGCATCGACGAGGCCTGGTCGGTAACCGGGGCCCCGGCGTTGTGTGTGATGTTCGCCCGGCTGGGTGTGTTCGGCGAGCCATTCGACCTCGTGGTGTCGGGCATCAATCCGGGCAGCAACGTGGGCCGATCGGTGTATCACTCGGGCACTGTCGGCGCCGCGGTGACCGGTCGAATCGGTGGCATCAGCGGAATCGCCTTCAGCCAGGCCGTCGAGATGTGGGGTGTCGAGGGTCAAGGTTGGGACGACGTGCTCGAGGCCCAGAAGTGGGAGACAGCGGCCCACGTCGCAGACGTCGTCATCGGGGCATTCGTCGAGTCGCCCACCGACGAGCCGTCGGTGCTGAACGTCAACGTGCCCAACTGCGAAATCGACGAACTCGGCAAGTGGCGGATGACTGAGGTGGCCACCATGCCTCCGAGAACCCTGTCGAAGGCAACGCTCGAACCCAAGGCCGGACACGATCACGCCTACCGGGTGGTCATGAACTGGGGCGACCCCATCGACTTACCGGTCGAGACCGACAGCGGTGCGGTAATGAAGGGCGAGGTATCTCTCACGTGGCTCAGCCGCTACACGGCAGATTCTCCTGCCGGCTGTGGCGGTGTCGAAAAGACGCTCGAACAGATGTGGGGTCCGGCCCAGGGCTGA
- a CDS encoding SDR family oxidoreductase codes for MASLSEVPTPSARLDGKVAIVTGASSGFGDRFVRVLAGAGATVVAAARRLDRLEALAGEVGNVVAVQCDVSSDDQLRELVSVAASLDGDLSVLVNNAGLSDAVTKAEEEDPALFRQVVDVNLNACFVLAGLAAQKMIESGRGGSIINIGSVHSFVSAAPNHQAAYVASKGAILTLTKELAAQWARHSIRVNAIAPGYFETELTAAMFHGDAAEGGQRYIERGTYLRRAGVEGELDGPLLLLATELGSYITGQTIVVDGGWTSR; via the coding sequence ATGGCATCACTGAGCGAAGTACCTACTCCGAGTGCACGGTTGGATGGCAAGGTCGCGATTGTCACCGGAGCCTCCAGCGGATTCGGCGACCGATTCGTTCGGGTTCTGGCTGGAGCAGGCGCCACGGTTGTCGCTGCGGCCAGGCGTCTGGATCGCCTCGAGGCCCTGGCCGGCGAGGTCGGCAACGTCGTGGCGGTCCAATGCGACGTCAGCTCCGACGACCAGCTTCGCGAGCTGGTGTCGGTGGCGGCATCGCTCGACGGCGACCTGTCGGTGCTGGTGAACAACGCCGGGTTGTCCGACGCCGTCACCAAGGCCGAAGAGGAAGACCCGGCGCTGTTCCGCCAGGTCGTCGACGTCAACCTCAACGCCTGCTTCGTGCTGGCCGGTCTGGCCGCGCAGAAGATGATCGAGTCGGGCAGGGGCGGCAGCATCATCAACATCGGCTCGGTTCACAGCTTCGTCTCGGCGGCACCAAACCATCAGGCCGCCTACGTCGCGTCCAAGGGTGCAATCTTGACCCTCACAAAGGAGCTCGCAGCTCAGTGGGCCAGGCACTCGATTCGGGTGAACGCCATTGCCCCGGGCTATTTCGAGACCGAACTGACCGCCGCCATGTTCCACGGCGACGCGGCCGAAGGTGGTCAGCGCTATATCGAGCGCGGAACCTACCTGCGCCGCGCCGGGGTCGAGGGCGAACTCGATGGGCCGCTGCTGTTGTTGGCGACCGAACTGGGCAGCTACATCACCGGTCAGACCATCGTCGTAGACGGTGGCTGGACCAGCCGCTGA
- a CDS encoding MFS transporter, protein MDGHSGTARRPIDVDSGRAWWVAAACAAANGTAFGIAYTFGNFFDAMSEEFNAARGPTAIIFALTLLFFFGGGAIAGPLGDRFGAQTMFAVGATIFVTGLAVTSRVENLYLGYLTYGIGVGVGAGTFIAPLSAQVGRLFERSRAVALATLAAGNGVGTLVMSPLSAALIESRGWRSAYLWLAIIAGLVFAASLPLIGSRSRVPAPIAQDSSVRLFDSLEYRSLFLSSLLMSVGLYVAFAFIVPFAKDAGVTAQAAARLIAIVGVTSIVGRLGLSTLTARLGPGRVFLASVALQPVGYVVWLFADGTYWMLVVFCAVLGVAYGGFVAVGPELMIVTHGTAGLGRRMGVLYAAFGIGGLIGPPLAGWLPGRVSAISVVIAIVCAAVVVAIPAARAA, encoded by the coding sequence GTGGACGGCCATTCGGGCACGGCTCGACGCCCTATCGACGTCGACTCGGGCCGAGCCTGGTGGGTCGCCGCCGCGTGCGCCGCAGCAAACGGAACCGCCTTCGGCATCGCCTACACGTTCGGCAACTTCTTCGACGCAATGTCCGAAGAGTTCAACGCCGCCCGAGGACCCACGGCGATCATCTTTGCCCTGACGTTGCTGTTCTTCTTTGGTGGGGGAGCGATAGCCGGCCCGCTCGGCGACCGCTTTGGTGCCCAGACGATGTTCGCGGTCGGAGCCACCATCTTCGTCACAGGGCTGGCGGTGACATCGCGCGTCGAGAACCTGTACCTGGGTTACCTCACCTACGGCATCGGGGTAGGTGTGGGCGCCGGAACCTTCATCGCACCGCTGAGCGCCCAGGTGGGCAGGCTGTTCGAACGCAGTCGCGCCGTTGCGCTGGCGACGTTGGCCGCAGGCAACGGCGTCGGAACGCTGGTGATGTCACCGTTGTCGGCAGCCTTGATAGAAAGCCGTGGCTGGCGTTCGGCCTATCTGTGGCTGGCGATCATCGCCGGGCTGGTGTTCGCTGCTTCGCTGCCGCTGATCGGCTCGCGCTCACGCGTTCCGGCTCCGATTGCCCAGGACTCTTCGGTGAGGCTCTTCGACAGCCTCGAGTATCGGTCGTTGTTCTTGTCGTCGCTGCTGATGTCGGTGGGGTTGTATGTGGCGTTCGCCTTCATCGTCCCCTTCGCCAAGGACGCGGGTGTCACCGCCCAGGCAGCTGCCAGGCTCATCGCCATCGTCGGCGTCACCAGCATCGTCGGACGCTTGGGGCTGTCGACCTTGACGGCACGTTTGGGTCCGGGTCGGGTCTTCCTGGCTTCTGTGGCGCTGCAACCCGTCGGCTACGTCGTGTGGTTGTTCGCCGATGGCACGTACTGGATGTTGGTGGTGTTCTGCGCTGTTCTCGGCGTGGCCTACGGCGGCTTCGTGGCCGTCGGTCCCGAGCTGATGATCGTCACCCACGGCACCGCCGGTCTGGGCAGACGTATGGGGGTGCTGTACGCCGCATTTGGCATCGGTGGCCTCATCGGCCCACCGCTGGCCGGGTGGTTGCCAGGCCGCGTGTCGGCCATTTCGGTCGTCATCGCCATCGTTTGTGCTGCGGTCGTGGTCGCTATACCGGCGGCCCGGGCCGCGTGA
- a CDS encoding MOSC domain-containing protein, whose protein sequence is MTTTIGPYTFSDTDVLQTLLHTFDLLDGYPHDVRPFQTARRERINTAIGGRNPSSMSPDERAVLLGRVWPELFDARADLVAGDLLPATTHGTVAHLAVSRGGLPKLGVDRFEVDHGGAAGDRQATRRHHGRPWQALCLWSSEVIADLVGQGHPVGPGSAGENITIAGIDWGLVHPGVRLRMGDVLCQISAYAVPCFQTAECFSDREFNRIHHSQGQLSRIYATVLEPGTVGVGDTVVLEP, encoded by the coding sequence ATGACCACAACCATCGGGCCTTACACATTCAGCGACACAGACGTTTTGCAGACGCTGCTGCACACGTTTGATTTGTTGGACGGCTATCCCCACGATGTTCGACCGTTTCAGACGGCCAGACGCGAGCGAATCAACACCGCCATCGGCGGTCGGAACCCTTCGTCGATGAGCCCCGACGAGCGGGCGGTCCTGCTTGGTCGGGTATGGCCCGAGTTGTTCGATGCCCGCGCCGATCTGGTGGCGGGCGACCTGCTGCCGGCCACTACACATGGAACGGTTGCACATCTGGCAGTGTCTCGCGGAGGGTTGCCCAAGCTTGGGGTAGACCGGTTCGAGGTGGATCACGGCGGCGCCGCGGGCGACCGGCAGGCCACCCGCAGGCACCACGGCCGTCCGTGGCAGGCGCTGTGCCTTTGGAGTTCGGAGGTAATAGCGGATCTGGTCGGGCAGGGTCATCCTGTCGGTCCCGGGTCGGCCGGCGAGAACATCACCATCGCCGGGATCGACTGGGGGCTGGTTCATCCAGGTGTGCGGTTGCGTATGGGCGACGTGCTGTGCCAGATCTCGGCCTACGCCGTGCCCTGCTTCCAGACCGCGGAGTGCTTCAGTGACCGCGAGTTCAATCGCATCCACCACTCACAAGGTCAGCTCAGCAGGATCTACGCGACGGTGCTCGAGCCTGGCACGGTGGGTGTCGGCGACACCGTGGTGCTGGAGCCCTAG
- a CDS encoding NADPH:quinone oxidoreductase family protein — translation MRGWQLATNGDPADVLVLDDLVDPAPNEHEVLISVEATNVNFADILQCQGKYQEKPELPFTPGVETCGIVVDAGSSGVCRVGDRVVGMTSSGAGGYAELALLASRSVLVIPPEVSADVATVLFTTYQTSHVALHHRAALQAGETLLVHGASGGVGSSAVQLGAAAGAIVIATAGGADKCAYVASLGAHHVIDTHSEDVYETVMELTGGSGVDVAYDAVGGELGDLTRRLMAWEGRLLIIGFAAGGVPQYPANHALVKNYSIIGLYWGSYLTPERRHVVDEAHADILAAYKAGKIDPPKVEAVALDDLLDALGRIQRREVSGRLVITP, via the coding sequence TTGAGGGGATGGCAACTGGCAACCAACGGCGATCCCGCTGATGTGCTGGTTCTGGACGACCTGGTCGATCCGGCGCCGAACGAACACGAGGTGCTGATCTCGGTCGAAGCGACAAACGTCAACTTCGCCGACATCCTGCAGTGCCAGGGCAAATACCAGGAGAAGCCCGAGCTGCCCTTCACGCCCGGTGTCGAGACCTGCGGAATCGTCGTCGATGCAGGGTCATCGGGGGTGTGCCGTGTGGGCGACCGGGTGGTGGGCATGACGTCGTCGGGTGCCGGTGGCTACGCCGAGCTGGCTTTGCTGGCGTCGCGCTCGGTGCTGGTGATCCCGCCAGAGGTGTCGGCCGACGTCGCCACGGTTCTGTTCACGACGTATCAGACATCGCACGTTGCGCTGCATCACAGAGCGGCACTGCAGGCCGGCGAAACCCTGCTGGTTCACGGCGCGTCGGGCGGAGTCGGTTCGTCGGCGGTGCAGCTCGGTGCGGCCGCCGGAGCCATCGTCATCGCCACAGCGGGGGGCGCCGACAAGTGTGCCTACGTCGCCTCGTTGGGCGCCCATCACGTCATCGACACCCATTCCGAAGATGTCTACGAAACGGTCATGGAACTGACGGGCGGGAGCGGCGTCGACGTTGCCTACGATGCCGTCGGTGGCGAGCTTGGCGACCTCACCCGCCGACTGATGGCTTGGGAGGGGCGGTTGCTGATCATCGGATTTGCCGCCGGCGGCGTGCCGCAGTATCCCGCCAACCACGCCCTGGTGAAGAACTACTCGATCATTGGGCTGTACTGGGGTTCGTATCTGACGCCCGAGCGTCGCCACGTAGTCGATGAGGCTCACGCCGACATCCTCGCCGCCTACAAGGCGGGCAAGATCGACCCACCCAAGGTCGAGGCGGTTGCACTCGACGACCTGCTCGATGCGCTTGGCCGGATTCAGCGTCGCGAGGTCAGCGGTCGGCTGGTGATAACGCCATGA
- a CDS encoding acyl-CoA dehydrogenase family protein, which yields MATPLRPREESPKDFLATDGLLDDDEIMLRDTVRKYVADNILDNVGEWFDAGTFPVREVAPAVGKLGLLGMHLEGYGCSGSSAMMYGLACMELEAGDSGLRSFVSVQGSLAMFPIWAYGSEEQKEEWLPRMAAGEAVGCFGLTEPDSGSDPSSMRTFAKQDPGGDWILNGAKMWITNGSIADVAVVWARTDEGVRGFVVPTDTPGFSAPEIHRKVSLRASVTSELVMDDVRLPAGAVLPGVASLRGPLSCLNEARFGILFGAVGAARACYEAALDYATSRVQFGGPIARFQLTQKKLVDFMVAVQQGTLTAYHLGRLKDQGVLSPAQVSFGKKANVQMAIDVAREARSVLGANGITTEYPVIRHMNNLESVYTYEGTNEIHTLVMGQAITGHSAFS from the coding sequence CCTGGCCACCGACGGCCTTCTCGACGACGACGAGATCATGCTTCGCGACACCGTCCGCAAGTACGTCGCGGACAACATCCTCGACAATGTCGGCGAATGGTTCGACGCTGGCACCTTCCCGGTCAGGGAGGTTGCGCCAGCGGTAGGCAAGCTGGGTCTGCTGGGGATGCACCTCGAGGGCTACGGCTGCAGCGGAAGCTCGGCGATGATGTACGGCCTCGCCTGCATGGAACTCGAAGCAGGCGACTCGGGCCTGCGTAGCTTCGTCAGCGTTCAGGGCTCGCTGGCGATGTTCCCGATCTGGGCCTACGGCTCGGAAGAACAAAAGGAAGAGTGGTTGCCGCGAATGGCAGCCGGAGAGGCCGTCGGTTGTTTCGGCCTCACCGAACCCGACTCTGGCTCTGACCCCTCGTCGATGCGCACCTTCGCCAAGCAGGATCCGGGCGGTGACTGGATTCTCAACGGCGCAAAGATGTGGATCACCAACGGTTCGATCGCAGACGTTGCCGTGGTGTGGGCCCGTACCGACGAAGGTGTTCGTGGGTTCGTGGTGCCGACCGACACGCCCGGGTTCTCGGCTCCCGAGATTCACCGCAAGGTCTCGCTTCGTGCGTCGGTGACCTCCGAGCTGGTGATGGACGACGTGCGGCTTCCGGCAGGCGCGGTGTTGCCTGGGGTGGCGTCGCTGCGGGGCCCCCTGTCGTGTCTGAACGAAGCCCGCTTCGGCATCTTGTTCGGAGCCGTCGGCGCGGCGCGGGCCTGTTATGAGGCCGCGTTGGACTATGCCACCAGCCGCGTTCAGTTCGGCGGCCCGATCGCTCGGTTCCAGCTGACCCAAAAGAAGCTGGTCGACTTCATGGTTGCGGTCCAGCAAGGCACATTGACCGCCTACCACCTCGGTCGCCTCAAGGACCAGGGTGTGTTGTCGCCGGCTCAGGTCAGCTTCGGCAAGAAGGCCAACGTCCAGATGGCCATCGATGTTGCCCGCGAGGCCCGCAGCGTGCTCGGTGCCAACGGTATCACCACCGAGTACCCCGTGATCCGTCACATGAACAACCTCGAGTCGGTCTACACCTACGAAGGCACCAACGAGATCCACACCCTGGTGATGGGCCAAGCGATCACCGGGCACAGCGCGTTCAGTTGA